Genomic segment of Bacillaceae bacterium S4-13-56:
GAAACCCATAACCGCTCACACTAAACAAAGTTAAGGTGATCATAATCAACAAACCTACGCCTTTTTTGACCTATCTCTTCACAGAGTTTAAATTAATAGTAGAGAAAAAAGGAGGAACTAAACAAATGGAACTAGCCATCATAACAGGTGCTTCCCGTGGATTGGGACAAGCCATTGCAGAACAAATGTTGGAAAAAGGGATCCATGTGTATGGAGTGTCTCGGCAAGAGAATAAATCCCTCAAGGAAAAAGCTGAGAACCATGAAGTAAATTATCAGCATTTCCTATGTGACCTTTCTTCTACCTCATCCGTAGACGAATTAAACAAACATTTGATTAAAAACATAAAGGAGACAGAACCAAGTAAGATTTATCTCATTCAAAATGCAGGTGTGGTCAATCCAATTGAAACGGTTGGGAATATGGAATCAGAGGAAATTGTAAATCATGTCCATGTGAATTTGATTGCACCAATGATCATTGCTAATACTTTTTTAAAGGAACTTCCTCAAACTGAGATGGTAATTGTAAATGTTACCTCTGGTGCTGCCCAACGATCTGTACATGGATGGAGTGTTTATGGGAGCACGAAGGCGGCAATCGATCGATTCACTGAAACAACCGGACTAGAACAAGACCAAAAGCAAACTGGAAATCAAGTGTTAGCCTTTAGCCCTGGGATTATAGATACTGACATGCAAGGGGATATCCGTTCCTCGACGGAAGAGGCTTTTCAGGATG
This window contains:
- a CDS encoding (S)-benzoin forming benzil reductase, whose translation is MELAIITGASRGLGQAIAEQMLEKGIHVYGVSRQENKSLKEKAENHEVNYQHFLCDLSSTSSVDELNKHLIKNIKETEPSKIYLIQNAGVVNPIETVGNMESEEIVNHVHVNLIAPMIIANTFLKELPQTEMVIVNVTSGAAQRSVHGWSVYGSTKAAIDRFTETTGLEQDQKQTGNQVLAFSPGIIDTDMQGDIRSSTEEAFQDVEKFKEYKEKGLLRTPTTVAGALMNLLFNHSFENGKVYRVDNFL